DNA from Agarilytica rhodophyticola:
ATTGAGGCGTTGCCTCATACCCCATACTCATCGGGGGGAGTCTGAATATTTCATTTGTTAAATTAACCTTATGTTCCTTTTTAAGTATCTTAGAAATGATGAAATGGCATATAATGCCGCCAAATAAATATTGGTATAAAATCTAGGGCCTTTTGTTTGTTATTGAGGATAACTTTTACATGTTCATAAATAGCTTTCTAAGCTTAAGTATTCTTGCGCTATTAGTGGCAATACTGCCATCCTGTGATAATCAAGAGGTTCCACAAGTACTGAAAACTGAAGTGCAGACGGTTAAGTTTATTCGAATCAGTGATACAGGACAAACAAAAACAAAAGACTTCTCGGTCACTATTGACGCTGTTAAAACTCTAAACTTAGGCATTGATTCTGATGGGGTGTTAGAAAAACTCACTGTTAAAGAGGGGCAAGTGATTAATCGTGGTGACCTAATAGCACAACTTGATCAAAAGGGTTTACCAACTACCTTAAGGAATGCTGAAGCTTATTTTGAGCAACTAGATAAACAATATCGCGATGTAATTGATTTCAATGAAGAGACTGATTCGTCAAAAACAGATGAGTATGCATCTCTGGAGTTAGAGTGGTGGCAAGCAAAGTCAGATCTCGAAAAAGCGCAGCAACAGCTTGATAAGATAAGCTTATACGCACCTTATGATGGTGTGGTTATTAGAGTTATGGCCACACCATTGCAGACAGTTAGCGCGGGACAAGTATTGGTAGAGGTGATGAGTGATGATCTTATGAGTGCAAAGTTTGACTCGGCAGATGAGTTCTCTGCGTTTTTTGCTAAGGATCAAAAGCGGTTTATAGACCTAAAGCAGGCGTCTATCGTTATAGCATCTCAACAAAACCATGTGATTGATATACCTCTGAGTCAGGTCCAACCTTCAATGGATAATTTCTCTTCTATGCAAAGCTCAGGGCAAAACTCAGGCTTTACATTTAAGCCGCCCGAGGACTTTATCGTCTTTCCACAAACAAAAGCGATATTGCACTTAAGTTATATCGACACCACTGAACCATTAAGGGTGACGCTGCCGTTGGATGCTGTATCCAGCGATGGTACTCAAGCATTCGTTTGGGTAATTGATACTGAAACAACGACAATTAGCAAACGCGTGGTTTCATTGCAGCCAAGTATTGAGAAGTCGCTCACCATCACTAAAGGTCTTAGTATGGGGGAAGTTATTGTCGGTTCCCATGCTTCTTATCTTGCAGAAGGTATGCAAGTTAGAGAA
Protein-coding regions in this window:
- a CDS encoding efflux RND transporter periplasmic adaptor subunit; this translates as MFINSFLSLSILALLVAILPSCDNQEVPQVLKTEVQTVKFIRISDTGQTKTKDFSVTIDAVKTLNLGIDSDGVLEKLTVKEGQVINRGDLIAQLDQKGLPTTLRNAEAYFEQLDKQYRDVIDFNEETDSSKTDEYASLELEWWQAKSDLEKAQQQLDKISLYAPYDGVVIRVMATPLQTVSAGQVLVEVMSDDLMSAKFDSADEFSAFFAKDQKRFIDLKQASIVIASQQNHVIDIPLSQVQPSMDNFSSMQSSGQNSGFTFKPPEDFIVFPQTKAILHLSYIDTTEPLRVTLPLDAVSSDGTQAFVWVIDTETTTISKRVVSLQPSIEKSLTITKGLSMGEVIVGSHASYLAEGMQVREEK